Proteins from a single region of Ogataea parapolymorpha DL-1 chromosome IV, whole genome shotgun sequence:
- a CDS encoding Carbonic anhydrase — translation MGINNVIRYEHEQEGVQPRHHHHPHKQTDATESEIELDKTSSISMSPSLSSQSSVSVSSESPFQLDRESTVNDILQANRSAMKRLQDTMPAVLEKSGKGQSPHTLWVGCSDSRVNECTTLGCVPGEVFTLRNIANLISYQDFSSMSALQFAIDVLKVKRIIVCGHTDCGGVWAALSSKKIGGVLDNWLAPVRQIRAKNLATLKSIEDPFDKCTKLSELNIANSISEIRKHPSFVNASKHNGLEILGFIYDVKTGLLREIEIDNEFEDDELHDVFHLQESTAAEAGH, via the coding sequence atGGGCATCAACAATGTTATCAGATACGAGCACGAGCAGGAGGGCGTCCAGCCACGGCATCACCACCACCCTCACAAACAGACTGACGCCACAGAGTCCGAGATTGAGCTTGACAAGACATCGTCAATTAGCATGTCGCCGTCTCTCAGCTCCCAgtcttctgtttctgtgaGTTCGGAGTCGCCTTTCCAACTTGACAGAGAGAGCACCGTGAATGACATTTTACAGGCTAACCGCTCTGCAATGAAACGCCTTCAGGACACGATGCCAGCAGTGCTGGAGAAGTCCGGCAAGGGCCAGTCTCCACACACTCTGTGGGTTGGATGTTCTGATTCCAGGGTGAACGAATGCACCACGTTGGGCTGCGTTCCGGGCGAGGTGTTCACCCTACGCAACATCGCCAACCTGATTTCTTACCAGGATTTCTCATCCATGTCTGCGCTTCAGTTTGCCATTGACGTTCTCAAGGTGAAACGGATCATTGTCTGTGGCCACACTGACTGTGGCGGAGTCTGGGCTGCTCTGTCGTCCAAAAAAATTGGCGGAGTGCTGGACAACTGGCTGGCGCCTGTCAGGCAAATCCGTGCCAAAAACCTGGCCACTCTGAAGAGCATCGAGGACCCGTTTGATAAATGTACCAAGCTCAGTGAACTCAACATTGCCAATTCCATTAGCGAAATCCGCAAACATCCTAGCTTTGTGAATGCATCGAAACACAACGGCCTTGAGATACTGGGTTTTATTTATGACGTGAAGACGGGTCTTCTTCGCGAGATAGAGATTGATAACGagttcgaggacgacgagctccATGATGTTTTCCATCTACAGGAAAGTACAGCTGCCGAAGCCGGCCATTAA
- a CDS encoding Mitochondrial import inner membrane translocase subunit TIM10, whose protein sequence is MSFLGFGGGAPQISSEQKIQAAEAELDMVTTMFNQLVDSCHKKCFDRNYAEGDLTKNESLCIDRCVAKYFDANVKVGESMQSLGKSGTLNRK, encoded by the coding sequence ATGTCGTTCCTAGGATTCGGAGGAGGGGCTCCCCAGATCTCTTCAGAGCAGAAAATACAGGCCGCTGAGGCCGAGCTCGACATGGTCACCACCATGTTCAACCAGCTTGTCGACTCGTGTCACAAGAAGTGTTTTGACAGAAATTACGCCGAAGGAGATTTGACCAAGAACGAGAGTCTGTGCATCGACAGATGTGTTGCCAAGTACTTCGACGCCAACGTCAAGGTGGGCGAGAGCATGCAATCATTGGGCAAGAGCGGAACTCTCAACaggaaataa
- a CDS encoding Cytochrome c1 heme lyase, involved in maturation of cytochrome c1, which produces MSQDQPKCPVDHAAREKWLAKAKQTERARNTPSQEPAAPQSFFSRLLWAPSVPAQIAPSQSTKPPGHPQTTNHVSETCPVDHEARKTWLSAGKTTFAPEAVEQDKTCSSDDLDSPKPIVVDVDLPEEREVSSIPRTGAQSNWIYPSQKQFFNAMRRKDWNPDAGDMKTIVPIHNMVNERAWAYILMWENGQGGEKCGGVQLTSFKGDSKKITPRARIRNLIFGADLPFDRHDWIVDRCGKRVDYVIDFYSTPPAKEGDPAFYLDVRPKLNTLEGCRLRLFKALGL; this is translated from the coding sequence ATGAGCCAGGACCAGCCAAAGTGCCCTGTGGACCACGCGGCTCGCGAAAAGTGGCTTGCTAAGGCCAAGCAGACAGAGCGGGCGAGAAACACACCGTCTCAGGAACCAGCGGCCCCGCAGTCGTTCTTCTCGCGGCTGCTATGGGCACCATCTGTTCCAGCACAGATCGCCCCGTCTCAAAGCACAAAACCGCCAGGACATCCACAAACCACAAACCACGTCTCCGAAACGTGTCCCGTCGACCACGAAGCGCGCAAAACGTGGCTTAGTGCGGGAAAAACGACGTTTGCTCCAGAGGCCGTGGAACAAGATAAAACGTGCTCATCAGACGACCTGGACTCGCCAAAGCCGATCGTCGTGGACGTGGACCTCCCTGAAGAGCGCGAGGTTTCATCCATCCCACGGACAGGCGCACAGTCAAACTGGATATATCCGTCGCAGAAACAGTTCTTCAACGCCATGAGACGCAAAGATTGGAACCCAGACGCGGGAGACATGAAAACCATCGTTCCGATCCATAACATGGTGAACGAGCGGGCATGGGCGTATATACTGATGTGGGAAAACGGCCAGGGAGGCGAGAAGTGCGGCGGAGTCCAGTTGACGTCTTTCAAGGGAGACTCGAAGAAAATCACTCCTCGTGCGCGGATCCGCAACCTGATTTTTGGCGCAGACCTGCCGTTCGACAGACACGATTGGATCGTCGACCGGTGCGGGAAAAGGGTGGACTATGTGATCGATTTCTACAGCACTCCGCCAGCAAAGGAAGGAGACCCGGCATTTTATCTGGACGTGCGTCCCAAACTCAACACTCTTGAAGGATGTCGCCTGAGACTGTTCAAAGCATTAGGACTCTAG
- a CDS encoding putative secreted protein — protein sequence MNFLSLLYTCLALSATQAEALPVAGFFNLGKRYDNSSTPLTTYTTVTAGSTVTIVEPCTICLAGTSSSASSSVATTSSSLAASYNVVSVASSSSSSSYAAPTEYTTYTTVSEGVTITITVPCSSSSSSSSAPAVTTSASAPVSVSSKPTEDVVTSTYESNGKEMTTTSTRTSTIFVTVTQSSLSTSSPEASPSSVAAQATTVVETASSSSSASTSKISAPAAAATTVTPTTVTVTETVTTGCGVSSSVSSDSTLTSTVYLTSTLTLSVTATIPITNSAGSTLTVLTTESCFETAVSTSYVTTYVTDYITSSASVTSSSSSYSAPAVYSNTTTSSAQSSYVPYYRLSSSTYANASDYVSTASDEVALEKRGFWNLFM from the coding sequence ATGAACTTCTTGTCACTCCTTTACACCTGTTTGGCTCTTTCCGCTACCCAAGCTGAGGCCCTTCCTGTTGCCGGGTTTTTCAACCTCGGCAAGAGATACGACAACTCTTCCACCCCTCTGACCACCTACACCACTGTTACAGCTGGCTCTACAGTGACCATCGTGGAACCTTGCACTATTTGCCTGGCAGGCacttccagcagcgcctcctcgtctgtggccaccacctcctcctcccTCGCCGCTTCCTACAATGTTGTCAGCGTGGCtagcagctccagcagctccagctaCGCTGCCCCAACTGAGTACACCACTTACACTACCGTCAGCGAGGGTGTCACCATCACCATCACCGTGCCAtgctccagctcgagctccagTTCGAGCGCTCCTGCTGTCACAACCTCTGCTTCTGCACCGGTCAGCGTGTCATCTAAGCCAACCGAAGACGTTGTGACTTCTACTTACGAGTCCAACGGTAAGGAAATGACCACTACCTCGACCAGAACTTCCACAATTTTCGTGACGGTCACACaaagcagcttgtccacCTCCAGTCCCGAGGCCTCTCCTTCGTCGGTCGCCGCCCAGGCAACCACTGTTGTCGAGACcgcctccagcagctcatcTGCTTCGacttcaaaaatctctGCACCGGCTGCCGCGGCTACCACGGTTACTCCTACTACCGTGACTGTCACGGAAACGGTCACCACCGGCTGCGGTGTCTCGTCAAGCGTTTCCTCGGACTCGACTTTGACGAGCACAGTGTACTTGACGTCCACTTTGACCCTGTCTGTCACTGCCACCATCCCTATCACCAACTCTGCCGGCTCCACCCTGACGGTGCTGACCACCGAGTCGTGCTTTGAAACGGCCGTCTCGACGTCCTACGTGACCACCTACGTCACTGACTACATTACTTCGAGCGCCTCCGTGActtcctcgagctcgagctaCTCTGCTCCCGCCGTTTACTCCAACACCACCACCTCGTCGGCACAGTCCTCGTATGTCCCATACTACCggttgagcagcagcacgtATGCTAACGCCTCGGACTACGTCTCGACTGCCTCTGATGAGGTCGCTCTGGAGAAACGTGGATTCTGGAACTTGTTTATGTAG
- a CDS encoding DNA-dependent ATPase MGS1 yields MRKINCPVCLKKVDIALINKHLDTCTEQYDTAPPPSAPTPATETAPEPTSQPAKSVSSLLTGTKSTKKSSYKYENNQKRSLSDSQSMSSDQEGNISIEIVEPEPKVRKTDPADELRLLKAQAKLPLAERLRPSSLEDYIGQEHLVGEGGILRGFIQNDRIPSLILWGYPGTGKTTLARIISHATKSRFIELSATSNGISDCKRVFEEARNEYKLTKRHTIVFIDEIHRFNKAQQDIFLPHVEKGTITLVGATTENPSFQLNSALLSRCRVFVLNRLTSDELHKIVSKALLVINKTRKLVHNVPVLRFNKEAIGYICNIADGDSRSALNLLELADSHFMTNYSLEQGKHVIEVNAEQLREVLKRTHMVYDRVGDAHYDTISAFHKSIRGSNADAAMYYLGRMLKGGENPLYIARRMIRIASEDVGVLDDSCLPFAIATYQAVQFVGLPEADLALVHCAVKLARAPKSVEIYRGWNELNAKLDSEPEFASASIPLHLRNAPTKLMKEVGYSKGYKYNPDYKDGRVKQEYFPEQIGEMQFLTGLHLGLTPDPDL; encoded by the coding sequence ATGCGCAAGATAAACTGCCCCGTCTGTCTAAAAAAAGTCGACATTGCGCTCATTAACAAACATCTGGATACCTGCACAGAACAGTATGACACTGCCCCTCCACCCTCCGCTCCGACCCCAGCTACAGAGACTGCCCCTGAGCCAACGTCACAGCCTGCCAAATCGGTCTCCTCGCTACTGACCGGTACCAAATCTACCAAGAAGTCTTCCTATAAGTATGAGAACAACCAAAAACGGAGTCTCTCAGACAGTCAGTCGATGTCATCGGACCAAGAAGGAAACATATCAATTGAGATCGTTGAGCCGGAGCCAAAGGTGCGAAAAACTGACCCTGCTGACGAGCTACGTCTTCTGAAGGCGCAGGCCAAACTGCCATTAGCAGAGCGTCTTCGGCCCTCCAGCCTCGAAGATTACATTGGACAGGAACATTTGGTCGGCGAGGGAGGAATTTTGCGAGGGTTTATCCAGAACGATCGCATTCCATCGCTAATACTATGGGGATATCCCGGCACTGGCAAAACGACACTGGCACGAATCATCTCACACGCCACAAAATCGCGATTTATCGAGCTCAGCGCGACGTCCAACGGGATCAGCGATTGCAAACGTGTTTTCGAAGAGGCACGCAACGAGTACAAGCTGACGAAAAGACACACCATAGTATTTATTGACGAAATCCATCGGTTCAACAAGGCACAACAAGACATTTTTCTGCCCCACGTTGAGAAAGGAACGATCACGCTGGTGGGCGCAACGACAGAAAACCCGAGTTTCCAGCTGAACAGCGCTCTTTTGTCGCGTTGCAGAGTTTTCGTGCTCAACAGGCTTACTTCTGACGAACTCCACAAAATTGTATCCAAAGCGCTTttggtgatcaacaagacgCGCAAGCTGGTTCACAATGTCCCTGTTTTGCGATTTAACAAAGAGGCAATTGGCTATATCTGCAACATAGCAGATGGAGACTCACGGAGTGCCTTGAACCTGCTGGAGCTTGCAGACTCGCATTTTATGACGAACTACAGTTTGGAGCAAGGCAAACATGTGATAGAGGTCAATGCTGAGCAATTGAGGGAAGTTCTAAAGCGTACGCACATGGTTTACGACCGCGTCGGCGACGCGCACTATGATACCATATCTGCGTTCCATAAATCCATCAGAGGATCCAATGCGGACGCTGCTATGTATTATCTGGGACGCATGCTTAAAGGAGGCGAGAATCCACTCTATATAGCCCGGAGAATGATACGAATAGCAAGTGAGGACGTCGGTGTGCTTGACGACTCGTGCCTGCCGTTTGCCATAGCGACGTACCAGGCAGTGCAATTTGTTGGGCTTCCCGAGGCAGATTTAGCACTGGTACATTGCGCGGTGAAACTGGCACGAGCACCAAAATCAGTGGAAATATACCGAGGTTGGAACGAGCTGAACGCTAAGCTCGACTCTGAGCCGGAGTTTGCTTCAGCCTCCATTCCGCTACATCTGCGCAATGCGCCAACTAAGCTCATGAAAGAGGTCGGCTACTCAAAAGGTTACAAGTACAATCCGGACTACAAGGACGGACGTGTCAAGCAGGAGTattttccagaacaaaTTGGAGAGATGCAGTTTCTCACTGGGCTGCACCTTGGCCTCACGCCAGATCCTGATCTGTAG
- a CDS encoding 60S ribosomal protein L44, mitochondrial — protein MITKFFSKIVVKFNPFGPEAKCARSFIGLISPQLRQTCQVDLEVLPRASTKPPLLKVTFKDNTSMEGNPAEQTLEDISQMLDRHSRQLQFKEDANR, from the coding sequence ATGATCACTAAgttcttctccaagatTGTGGTTAAATTCAATCCGTTCGGGCCGGAGGCCAAATGTGCGCGCTCTTTCATTGGCCTCATCTCGCCTCAGCTCCGTCAGACATGCCAAGTCGACCTAGAAGTGCTTCCCAGAGCAAGCACTAAACCTCCGCTTCTTAAAGTGACGTTCAAAGATAACACCTCGATGGAGGGCAATCCGGCCGAGCAGACGTTGGAGGATATTAGCCAGATGCTCGATAGACACTCTAGACAACTACAATTCAAAGAAGACGCAAACAGATAG
- a CDS encoding Mitochondrial methionyl-tRNA synthetase (MetRS), producing the protein MIRSSILRIGRRSLSSKTAVITTPIFYVNAKPHIGHYYSMTLADVYNRWLKLSGESTFFTTGTDEHGLKVQTAAAVAGMDPKTFCDGLSQKFRELASVGNIQYDRFIRTTDPDHLEAVQFFWKTLEEKGHIYKGKHCGWYSVSDECFYAETEIEEVDGKMVAKETGATVVYETEENYFFRLSEHQQRLIQFLKDNPSFVQPPLYYQTLLRDLKSRDLEDLSVSRPSSRVSWGISVPNDPSQKMYVWFDALINYLTCIGYPSQIPQEPSFVHLVGKEIVKFHCIHWPSFLMACELPLPRGVFVHGHWLMDGRKMSKSRGNVADPVEISEKYETDALRLFMMRYSVLDSDCDYSESKLNATRNEFIDKFCNLLTRSLSKKFSISRALAKVETRGLASLLDEAGEEFSADLRSLYEQVDELPATIDPHLRKMELHKAVLAIWQLLPRINGLFDQYEPWRLKGPDNELMQDLVIFSALDSLRCLLILLQPVVPDYTKMLLDKLQVEPSKRTLDMAGIARDTSYAKSATFSKGEKVPLQKIRLD; encoded by the coding sequence ATGATAAGATCATCCATATTAAGAATAGGGAGACGTTCCCTTAGTTCTAAAACCGCTGTGATAACGACTCCTATATTTTATGTCAACGCCAAGCCCCATATTGGACACTACTACTCAATGACTCTCGCGGACGTTTACAACAGATGGCTCAAATTGAGTGGAGAATCAACTTTTTTCACGACAGGCACCGACGAACATGGCCTCAAGgtccaaacagcagcagccgtcGCTGGGATGGATCCAAAAACCTTTTGTGACGGACTTTCCCAAAAATTCAGAGAGCTCGCTTCTGTAGGAAATATACAGTACGATAGATTCATAAGAACCACAGATCCCGATCATCTGGAGGCCgtgcaatttttctggaaaaccCTGGAGGAGAAAGGACATATATACAAGGGCAAACATTGCGGATGGTATTCTGTTTCCGACGAGTGCTTTTATGCAGAAAcggagatcgaggaggtggacgGAAAGATGGTCGCCAAGGAGACAGGCGCAACTGTTGTGTACGAGACGGAGGAAAACTACTTTTTCCGTTTGAGtgagcaccagcagcgactCATTCAGTTTTTGAAGGACAACCCGTCATTCGTGCAACCTCCCCTTTATTACCAAACGCTGCTTCGTGATCTGAAGTCACGTGACCTTGAAGACCTGAGCGTCTCGCGTCCCAGTTCCCGCGTGAGTTGGGGAATCAGCGTGCCCAATGATCCGTCTCAGAAGATGTACGTCTGGTTTGATGCTCTGATCAACTACTTGACCTGCATTGGGTATCCTTCTCAGATACCTCAGGAACCATCGTTTGTGCATCTGGTTGGAAAGGAGATCGTCAAGTTCCACTGTATCCACTGGCCAAGCTTTCTGATGGCCTGCGAGCTTCCGCTCCCACGTGGTGTTTTTGTCCACGGCCATTGGCTCATGGATGGGCGCAAGATGAGCAAAAGCCGGGGCAATGTTGCCGATCCGGTGGAGATTTCTGAAAAGTATGAGACTGATGCTCTGCGTCTCTTTATGATGCGCTATTCTGTGCTGGACTCCGACTGCGATTATTCTGAGAGCAAGCTGAATGCCACGAGAAACGAGTTCATTGACAAGTTCTGCAACCTGCTGACGCGGTCACTGTCCAAAAAATTCAGCATTTCTCGGGCCCTAGCAAAGGTCGAGACTCGCGGACTTGCGAGCCTGCTTGACGAGGCTGGAGAGGAATTTTCAGCTGATTTGCGGTCTCTCTATGAGCaggtggacgagctgccgGCTACTATCGATCCGCATTTAAGAAAAATGGAACTGCACAAGGCAGTCCTTGCCATATGGCAATTATTGCCTCGCATTAATGGACTATTTGACCAATACGAGCCGTGGAGACTAAAAGGGCCtgacaacgagctcatgCAGGACCTGGTGATTTTCAGTGCGCTTGATTCGCTGCGCTGTCTGCTGATCCTGTTGCAACCTGTTGTTCCTGACTACACCAAGATGCTGCTTGATAAATTACAGGTCGAGCCTTCGAAGCGAACTTTAGACATGGCGGGCATTGCAAGAGACACCAGCTATGCCAAGTCTGCTACTTTTTCAAAAGGAGAGAAGGTCCCGCTTCAAAAAATCAGATTAGACTAA
- a CDS encoding DNA polymerase III (delta) subunit, essential for cell viability produces the protein MNTMTSDRILRHESAVPDQFRRSDAYRLPPGTRTYANQFNKIYSQRVKKLKSRCLKRANAKWKQETINNTNVVYVNKILDVKNMTPCYTIGTVFMDMKYKPNILEEVSNNVYGANDVQESAELSKLDQLRATAYSDPQNDQVMLEDESGRMILDGEILDKILLVTGAVVGVLGMEVEAGIFTVVDVVYPEPGPQVPRPMRAAGNKVLLLSGLHINNQSSLGPLEVLKEYLMGELDSSPETVEFLRSITQVVVAGNSIRCVESADQVVLEKDKYRELNKSNYDADAIKQLDAYICELLNSVPVTIMPGDSDPCEVSLPKQPLHPSFFAKAGSYANFVRSTNPVWLEIDGVRLLGTSGENINDMFKYFIPNIQVDLNGEGSGMDSPVRNEIVNESRLKLLEATMHWQNVVPTAPDTLTCYPYDVDDPFTLDETPHVYFVGNQPKFETAEMTLHCARDAPIHVRIVAVPDFCETGQMAVLDLDSLQCEAIKIAV, from the coding sequence ATGAATACCATGACCTCTGACCGCATTCTTCGCCACGAATCCGCGGTCCCTGACCAGTTCAGAAGGTCTGACGCATACAGGCTTCCTCCCGGTACACGGACGTACGCCAACcagttcaacaagatctATAGTCAGCGCGTGAAAAAGCTCAAGTCGCGTTGTCTCAAGCGTGCCAACGCCAAATGGAAACAGGAGACAATCAACAACACGAACGTGGTGTATGTGAACAAAATACTTGATGTTAAGAACATGACGCCCTGCTACACCATCGGAACCGTTTTCATGGACATGAAGTACAAGCCAAACATCCTCGAGGAGGTGAGCAACAACGTGTATGGGGCAAACGACGTGCAAGAGTCTGCGGAGCTCAGCAAACTGGATCAGCTCCGAGCCACCGCGTACTCAGATCCGCAGAACGACCAGGTGATGCTCGAAGACGAGTCTGGCCGGATGATTCTGGACGGCGAGATCCTCGATAAAATACTACTTGTCACCGGGGCAGTGGTTGGTGTTCTGGGCATGGAAGTTGAGGCTGGCATTTTCACCGTGGTGGACGTGGTATACCCGGAGCCTGGGCCCCAAGTGCCGCGTCCTATGCGCGCCGCGGGCAACAAAGTGCTGCTTCTTTCTGGGCTTCATATCAACAACCAGAGCAGCCTGGGTCCGCTCGAAGTGCTCAAGGAGTACCTCATGGGAGAGTTGGACTCGTCTCCTGAGACAGTAGAATTTCTGAGATCGATTACGCAGGTCGTCGTGGCGGGAAACTCGATCAGATGCGTCGAGTCGGCCGATCAGGTGGTTCTGGAGAAAGATAAATACAGagagctcaacaagtccaACTACGACGCGGACGCaatcaagcagctggacgccTACATCTGCGAGCTGCTAAACTCCGTCCCTGTGACCATCATGCCGGGCGACTCGGACCCCTGCGAGGTGAGTCTTCCGAAACAGCCTCTGCACCCGTCGTTTTTCGCAAAAGCCGGCTCGTATGCCAATTTCGTGCGCTCAACTAATCCTGTGTGGCTAGAAATCGACGGCGTGCGACTGCTGGGCACGTCGGGAGAAAACATCAACGATATGTTCAAGTATTTTATTCCTAACATACAAGTGGACCTCAACGGAGAGGGCAGTGGCATGGACTCGCCGGTCAGGAACGAAATCGTCAACGAGTCCAGACTAaagcttctggaagcaACAATGCACTGGCAGAACGTCGTCCCTACAGCGCCAGACACGCTCACATGCTACCCGTACGACGTCGACGACCCGTTCACCTTGGACGAGACGCCTCATGTGTACTTTGTTGGCAACCAGCCGAAATTCGAGACCGCTGAGATGACACTGCACTGCGCCAGAGACGCCCCAATACACGTGCGCATCGTCGCGGTGCCGGATTTCTGCGAGACAGGCCAGATGGCAgtgctggatctggacAGCCTCCAATGCGAGGCCATAAAAATAGCCGTTTAG
- a CDS encoding putative actin-binding protein, protein MERLDLATYSKEIKQNYDKLISGELSYVIYTTQKDSSLKPTVQGDGDINEFVTEFEEGAVQFGYIRVNPYGSDVQKILLVGWCPDSAPLKSKVSFSNNVAEVGRILHYHVQVTARDPDDLDVDDLLKTVSNASGARYSIQSLPQSSAPKTTKPAPKPVPKPAKTEDPAPTKPARDTPLRPATTPAPAKPAEQDDEWGGEEEIQERDFSKKPLETLPSAYKPTKVDIETLRKGPSQTTSSQPATVSLSLGDGRLSSLPKPKVTNSVASKFQEVVQPSFGSKPSFGAPPKRDEHVSSGLNRNFGATNGKTPAQLWAEKKGQFKDVETDSKPVNAESEEETNVHVNDVRAKLEALKTEEEPKQAFPPPPVRSSFPPPPVRTVPKEEEEKESEPEQEKEAAPAPPTAPRPAPAAPSAAPTAVAEYDYEAAEDNEIGFAEGEVIVDIKFVDEDWWLGTNAAGKTGLFPATYVVLNEKKDEEPAAEEVPEPEPEPEPEASKGLTAVAEYDYDATEDNEISFKEQDIITEIEQVDEDWWLGSCNGERGLFPANYVKLQ, encoded by the coding sequence ATGGAGAGACTCGACCTAGCCACCTACAgcaaggagatcaagcagAACTACGACAAACTCATCTCCGGTGAACTGTCCTATGTCATTTACACCACCCAAAAAGACTCATCTCTCAAGCCTACAGTCCAAGGCGACGGAGACATCAACGAGTTTGTGACCGAGTTTGAAGAAGGCGCAGTCCAATTCGGTTACATTCGTGTCAATCCGTACGGTTCTGACGTCCAGAAGATTTTGCTAGTTGGCTGGTGTCCAGACTCTGCTCCTTTGAAGAGCAAAGTGTCGTTTTCAAATAACGTTGCCGAAGTCGGCAGGATCTTGCACTACCACGTCCAGGTGACTGCTAGAGATCCTGATGACCTGGACGTGGACGACCTGCTGAAAACTGTGAGTAATGCTTCCGGTGCCAGGTATTCCATCCAATCGCTGCCACAGTCTTCTGCTCCTAAGACCACCAAGCCTGCCCCAAAGCCTGTCCCTAAGCCTGCCAAAACAGAAGATCCAGCACCTACCAAGCCCGCTAGAGACACTCCACTAAGACCGGCTACAactcctgctccagccaagcctgctgaacaagacGACGAATGgggtggagaagaagaaatccAGGAGAGAGACTTCAGCAAAAAGCCATTGGAGACTCTTCCTTCAGCATACAAGCCAACAAAAGTCGACATTGAGACGCTGAGAAAGGGTCCATCACAAACGACCAGCTCGCAACCCGCCACTGTTTCATTGAGTCTTGGAGACGGTCGCCTGTCTTCCCTGCCTAAACCAAAAGTGACAAACTCTGTCGCTTCCAAATTCCAGGAAGTTGTCCAGCCATCGTTTGGCTCGAAACCTTCCTTTGGTGCTCCTCCAAAGAGGGACGAACATGTCTCGTCTGGCCTGAACCGCAATTTCGGGGCCACTAATGGTAAGACCCCTGCTCAACTCTGGGCTGAAAAGAAAGGACAGTTCAAAGATGTCGAGACTGATTCGAAGCCTGTGAATGCTGAgtctgaagaagagaccAATGTGCACGTCAACGATGTCAGagccaagctggaggccCTGAAGACGGAGGAAGAGCCAAAGCAAGcatttcctcctccaccagtGAGATCCTCGTTCCCACCTCCTCCAGTCAGAACTGTTCCgaaagaggaagaagagaaggAGTCTGAGCCAGAACAGGAAAAGGAGGCCGCGCCTGCCCCTCCTACCGCACCACGTCcggctcctgctgctccatcGGCAGCTCCAACGGCAGTTGCAGAGTACGATTACGAGGCAGCTGAGGACAACGAGATTGGATTCGCAGAGGGTGAGGTTATTGTGGACATCAAATTTGTCGATGAGGACTGGTGGCTCGGAACCAATGCTGCTGGCAAAACCGGTCTCTTCCCTGCCACATATGTTGTCctgaacgagaaaaaagatgaagaaccagctgctgaagaggtcccagaaccagaaccagaaccagagccagaagctTCTAAAGGGTTGACTGCCGTCGCAGAGTACGACTACGACGCTACTGAGGACAACGAAATCAGtttcaaagagcaggaTATCATTACAGAAATCGAAcaggtcgacgaggactGGTGGCTGGGATCCTGCAATGGCGAAAGAGGACTGTTCCCTGCCAACTACGTTAAGCTACAATAG